GTCCCAGCCCCAATATTCCGAACATGGCAAGATCCAATCATCAAGAGGGAAATACGGTGTCCTTCAGCAACTTGCTTTGCCGTCGTATCCAACCGTACCACTCCTCAAATCCTGCGCCGTTTCTGGCCGAGACCTGCAGAACCTCGATGGCCGGGTTGACGTCTCTGGCGTATGCCACCGCGCGATCGACATCGAAATCCACATGCGGAAGCAAGTCGAGCTTGTTCAAGATCATGAGGTCAGCCGACCGGAACATGTGAGGATATTTGATCGGCTTGTCCTCTCCCTCGGTCACTGAGAGGATGACGACCCTTGCATGTTCGCCAAGGTCGAACATCGCAGGACAAACTAGATTTCCGACATTCTCGATCATCACGATCGATTCCGGCGGTGGACGCAGCTCTGAAAGAGCGCGCGCAATCATGTCGGCCTCGAGATGGCAACCCGTGCCCGTATTGACCTGGACTGCTGGGGCGCCTGCGCGTCGAATTCGCTCCCCATCATTGGCCGTCACCTGGTCTCCTTCGATGACGAAGAGATTGACCTCGTGATGAAGGTCGCCAATGGTTCGCTCCAGCAGCGTGGTCTTGCCGGCGCCGGGCGAGCTTGCGAGGTTCAGGGCCAGGATTTCGCGACCGGCGAACCAGGCCCGGTTCCTTGCTGCCAAAACGTCGTTCTTGGCGAGGATCCGGGCTTCCAGATCGAGCACCAGGCCCGCAGCTTCGTCATGATTGGTATGCCCGTGTTCGTGGGCATGGTCATGCGAATGTCGGCGTCCATGATGTCCGTGATCATGATGGTCATGATGATGGTGATCATGGCCGTGTCCAGCGTGAGAGTGGACGTGGGCGGGATCATGGTCATGCGAATGGGCGTGAGCAACGCCATCCGCGTGGACATGGAAATGATCATGCAGGTGCTCACCGGTCTCCCCACCGCCCAGGCTCGCTTCATGTCCGGTCTGGAGATTGATCACCGTGGCACCCGCCTTGGCGCCGCAACCGCAATGTCCGCACATCAGGCAGCCTCCCCTTCGATCTCCATGCTTCTGATCTTCAATTCCTCGCCCTGAAGGCGCGTAAACTGCCGCGAGCCACAAGGGCACGGCGCAAACAGGCTCGCCTGCTCGAATTCCGAACGACACGTCGCGCACAGCGCTCGCCCGGCCACGCGCCTGATGTCGAGCGCTGTGCCGTCAAGAGGCGTCCCGCGGGCGACGGTCTCGAAGCAGAATGCGATCGCCTCTCCCATCACGCCGGAGAGATCTCCAACATCGACGGTGATGCGGCGGACCTTGCGGCCCTTGGCGGCATCGCTGACGATCGCCACGATGTTACGGGTGATGCCGAGCTCGTGCATGGGTCCTCTCAGCAGATCCGAGGCAGCTGTTCGCCGACGAGCATGTCGACCATTCGGTGTCCGCCAAAGCTCGTCCGCATCATGACGCGGCTATCCTGGTCCGAGGTGATCCGGCCGATACGGGCGGCATCCAAACCCAGTGGATCTCGCCGCATGGCAGCCAGCGCGGCTTCGGCCTGATCGGGGGGAACGATCACGACGATCTTGCCCTCATTGGCGAGATAGAGCGGATCGAGCCCAAGCACCTCGCAGAACGCCTTCACTTCCTCGCGGATCGGCGTCATGCCCTCCTCGATCTCGATGGAGACCCCCGAGCCGTCCGCGATCTCGTTCAGCACCGTCGCGACGCCGCCGCGCGTCGCGTCCCGAATGAAGCGAGTGCCCGGTGCGGCGGCGAGGATCGCGCCGATCAGCTCGTGCAGACAGGCGCAATCGCTGGCGATCGGCGTCTCGAGCGCCATGTCGCCGCGGGCGCACAGGATGGCGGCACCGTGGTCACCCAGCAGTCCGTTCACGAGGACGGCGTCGCCGGCGCGGGCCTTGTCCACGCCGAGCGCGAGCGAGGCAGGGATCGCGCCTACGCCCGTGGTCGTGATGAAGATCTTGTCGCACGCTCCCCGTGGCACGACCTTGGTGTCGCCCGTGACGATCTGCACCCCCGCTTGCGAAGCCGTTCGCGCCATGGAAAGC
This is a stretch of genomic DNA from Bradyrhizobium sp. CCBAU 53338. It encodes these proteins:
- the hypE gene encoding hydrogenase expression/formation protein HypE, encoding MNFVPFVKTRTRGKVNVSSVTLAHGGGGKAMKDLIDDVFLTAFGEHACEPLEDQARFDLAVFAAHGDRLAFTTDSFVVDPLFFPGGDIGKLAVCGTVNDLAVGGAVPMYLSCAVIIEEGVQIDLLRQVALSMARTASQAGVQIVTGDTKVVPRGACDKIFITTTGVGAIPASLALGVDKARAGDAVLVNGLLGDHGAAILCARGDMALETPIASDCACLHELIGAILAAAPGTRFIRDATRGGVATVLNEIADGSGVSIEIEEGMTPIREEVKAFCEVLGLDPLYLANEGKIVVIVPPDQAEAALAAMRRDPLGLDAARIGRITSDQDSRVMMRTSFGGHRMVDMLVGEQLPRIC
- the hypB gene encoding hydrogenase nickel incorporation protein HypB, translated to MCGHCGCGAKAGATVINLQTGHEASLGGGETGEHLHDHFHVHADGVAHAHSHDHDPAHVHSHAGHGHDHHHHDHHDHGHHGRRHSHDHAHEHGHTNHDEAAGLVLDLEARILAKNDVLAARNRAWFAGREILALNLASSPGAGKTTLLERTIGDLHHEVNLFVIEGDQVTANDGERIRRAGAPAVQVNTGTGCHLEADMIARALSELRPPPESIVMIENVGNLVCPAMFDLGEHARVVILSVTEGEDKPIKYPHMFRSADLMILNKLDLLPHVDFDVDRAVAYARDVNPAIEVLQVSARNGAGFEEWYGWIRRQSKLLKDTVFPS
- a CDS encoding hydrogenase maturation nickel metallochaperone HypA, translated to MHELGITRNIVAIVSDAAKGRKVRRITVDVGDLSGVMGEAIAFCFETVARGTPLDGTALDIRRVAGRALCATCRSEFEQASLFAPCPCGSRQFTRLQGEELKIRSMEIEGEAA